A region of Channa argus isolate prfri chromosome 8, Channa argus male v1.0, whole genome shotgun sequence DNA encodes the following proteins:
- the LOC137131897 gene encoding mucin-2-like, with protein MEEGTNTKPALENSETPTTTITTETPTTTITTEIPTTTTTIETPTTTTTTETPTTTTKTETPTTTETPTTTTTTETPTTTTTTETPTTTTTTETPTTTTTETPTTTTTTETPTTTTTETPTTTTTTETTTTETPTTTTTTETTTTEKPTTTTTTETPTTTITTETPTTTITTETPTTTTTIETPTTTTTTETPTTTSTTETPTTTTTETPTTTTTTETPTTTTTTETPTTTTTTETPTTTTTNETPTTTTTETPTTTTTKETPTTTTTTETPTTNTTTETPTTTITTETPTTTTTIETPTMTTTTETPTTTETPTTTETTTTETQTTTSTTETPTTTTTTETPTTTETSTTTTTTETPTTTETPTTTTTTETPTTTTTESPTMTITEAITTSETPTTNITTETPTTTTTTETPTTTTTETPTTTTTTETPTTTTTPETTTIETSTTTTTTETPTTTTTETPTTTTTTETPTTTTTETPTTTTTETPTTTTTTETPTTTTTTETPTTTTTTETTTTETPTTTTTTETTTTETPTTTTTTETPTTTITTETPTTTITTETPTTTTTIETPTTTTTTETPTTTITTETPTTTITTETPTTTTTIETPTTTTTTETPTTTTTTETPTTTETPTTTTTTETPTTTTTTETPTTTTTETPTTTTTTETPTTTTTETPTTTTTTETPTTTTTTETPTTTTTETPTTTTTTETPTTTTTETPTTTTTTETTTTETPTTTTTTETTTTETPTTTTTTETTTTETPTTTTTTETPTTTITTETPTTTITTETPTTTTTIETPTTTTTTETPTTTSTTETPTTTTTETPTTTTTTETPTTTTTPETTTIETPTTTTTTETPTTTTTETPTTTTTTETPTTTTTESPTTTTTETPTTTTTTETPTTTTTTETPTTTTTTETTTTETPTTTTTTETTTTETPTTTTTTETPTTTITTETPTTTITTETPTTTTTIETPTTTTTTETPTTTITTETPTTTITTETPTTTTTIETPTTTTTTETPTTTTTTETPTTTETPTTTTTTETPTTTTTTETPTTTITTETPTTTTTIETPTTTTTTETPNTTTTTETPTTTETPTTTTTTETPTTTTTTETPTTTPTTETPTTTTTTETPTTTITTETPTTTTTTETPTTTTTESPFTTTTTEKPTTTTTTETPTTTTTTEGTTTETPTTTETPITTTTTETPITTTTTETPTTTTTTETTTTETPTTTTTTETTTTETPTTTTTTETPTTTTTTETPTTTTTTETPTTTTTTETPTTTTTETPTTTTTTETPTTTTTTETPTTTITTETPTTTITTETPTTTTTIETPTTTTTTETPTTTITTETPTTTITTETPTTTTTIETPTTTTTTETPTTTTTTETPTTTETPTTTTTTETPTTTTTTETPTTTITTETPTTTTTIETPTTTTTTETPSTTTTTETPTTTETPTTTTTTETPTTTTTTETPTTTPTTETPTTTTTTETPTTTITTETPTTTTTTETPTTTTTESPFTTTTTEKPTTTTTTETPTTTTTTEGTTTETPTTTETPITTTTTETPITTTTTETPTTTTTTETTTTETPTTTTTTETTTTETPTTTTTTETPTTTTTTETPTTTTTTETPTTTTTTETPTTTTTETPTTTTTTETPTTTTTTETPTTTTTETPTTTTTTETPTTTTTTETTTTETPTTTETPITTTTTETPTTTTATETPTTTTTETPTTTTTTETPTTTSTETPTTTTTTETPTTTTTTEGTTTETPTTTETPITTTTTETPITTTTTETPTTTTTTETTTTETPTTTTTTETTTTETPTTTTTTETPTTTTTTETPTTTTTTETPTTTTTTETPTTTTTETPTTTTTTETPTTTTTTETTTTETPTTTETPITTTTTETPITTTTTETPTTTTTTETTTTETPTTTTTTETTTTETPTTTTTTETPTTTTTTETPTTTTTTETPTTTTTTETPTTTTTETPTTTTTTETPTTTTTTETPTTTTTETPTTTTTTETPTTTTTTETTTTETPTTTETPITTTTTETPTTTTATEIPTTTTTETPTTTTTTETPTTTSTETPTTTTTTETPTTTTTTEGTTTETPTTTETPITTTTTETPITTTTTETPTTTTTTETTTTETPTTTTTTETTTTETPTTTTTTETPTTTTTTETPTTTTTTETPTTTTTTETPTTTTTETPTTTTTTETPTTTTTTETTTTETPTTTETPITTTTTETPTTTTATETPTTTTTETPTTTTTTETPTTTSTETPTTTTTTQTTTTETPTTTTTTETTTTETPTTTTTTETPTTTTTTETPTTTTTTETPTTTITTETPTTTITTETPTTTTTIETPTTTTTTETPTTTTTTETPTTTTTETPTTTTTTETPTTTTTESPTTTTTETPTTTTTTETPTTTTTTETPTTTTTTETTTTETPNTTTTTETTTTETPTTTTTTETPTTTITTETPTTTITTETPTTTTTIETPTTTTTTETPTTTITTETPTTTITTETPTTTTTIETPTTTTTTETPTTTTTTETPTTTETPTTTTTTETPTTTTTTETPTTTTTETPTTTTTTETPTTTITETPTTTTTTETTTTETPTTTTTTETTTTETPTTTITTETPTTTITTETPTTTITTETPTTTTTIETPTTTTTTETPTTTSTTETPTTTTTETPTTTTTTETPTTTTTTETPTTTTTNETPTTTTTETPTTTTTTETPTTTTTTETPTTTTTTETPTTTITTETPTTTTTIETPTMTTTTETPTTTSTTETPTTTTTTETPTTTETPTTTTTTETPTTTTTESPTTTITEAITTSETPTTTITTETPTTTTTTETPTTTTTTETPTTTTTTETPTTTTTETPTTTTTTETPSTTTTPETTTIETPTTTTTTETPTTTTTETPTTTTTTETPTTTTTESPTTTTTETPTTTTTTETPTTTTTTETPTTTTTTETPTTTETPTTTTTTETPTTTTTETPTTTTTTETPTTTTTTETPTTTTTTETPTTTTETPTTTTTETPTTTTTTETPTTTTTPETTTIETPTTTTTTETPTTTTTETPTTTTTTETPTTTTTTETPTTTTTTETPTTTETPTTTTTTETPTTTETPTTTTTTETPTTTTTETPTTTTTTETPSTTTTTETPTTTETPTTTTTTETPTTTTTTETPTTTTETPTTTTTKTPTTTTTTETTTTETPTTTTTETPTTTTTTETPTTTTTEKPRTTTTKTPTTTTTETPAITTMSTTGTQTTAAVTSVSAPSPTMLTTQGLFSLANLQMKITSSEGLNHSVIASLVKQFLTDNVLNGTAYNLNVIRIQQIKVAP; from the exons ATGGAAGAAGGGACTAACACCAAACCTGCCTTGGAGAACAGTG aaacaccaactacgaccatcacaactgaaacacccactacgACCATCACAACGGAAAtaccaaccacaacaaccacaattgaaacaccaactacaaccaccacaactgaaacaccaactacgaccaccaaaactgaaacaccaaccacaactgaaacaccaaccacgaccaccacaactgaaacaccaactacaaccaccacaactgaaacaccaactacgaccaccacaactgaaacaccaaccacaaccacaactgaaacaccaactacgaccaccacaactgaaacaccaaccacaaccacaactgaaacaccaactacgaccaccacaactgaaacaaccacaactgaaacaccaactacgaccaccacaactgaaacaacgaCAACGGAAaaaccaactacgaccaccacaacggaaacaccaactacgaccatcacaactgaaacacccactacgaccataacaacggaaacaccaaccacaacaaccacaattgaaacaccaactacgaccaccacaacagaaacaccaaccacgaccagcacaactgaaacaccaaccaccaccacaactgaaacaccaactacaaccaccacaactgaaacaccaactacgaccaccacaactgaaacaccaactacgaccaccacaactgaaacaccaactacgaccaccacaaatgaaacaccaaccacaaccacaactgaaacaccaactacgaccaccacaaaggaaacaccaaccacaacaaccacaactgaaacaccaactacgaacaccacaacagaaacaccaactacgaccatcacaactgaaacaccaaccacaacaaccacaattgaAACACCAACTatgaccaccacaactgaaacaccaaccacaactgaaacaccaaccacaactgaaacaaccacaacagaaacacaaaccacGACCagcacaactgaaacaccaactacgaccaccacaactgaaacaccaaccacaactgaaacatcaactacgaccaccacaactgaaacaccaaccacaactgaaacaccaacgacgaccaccacaactgaaacaccaaccacgaccacaactgaatcaccaactatGACCATAACTGAAGCCATTacaacaagtgaaacaccaactacgaacatcacaactgaaacaccaactacgaccaccacaactgaaacaccaaccacaaccacaactgaaacaccaactacgaccaccacaactgaaacaccaactacgaccaccacacctgaaacaaccacaattgaaacatcaactacgaccaccacaactgaaacaccaaccacaacaacaactgaaacaccaactacgaccaccacaactgaaacaccaaccacgaccacaactgaaacaccaaccacaaccacaactgaaacaccaactacgaccaccacaactgaaacaccaactacgaccaccacaactgaaacaccaacaacgaccaccacaactgaaacaaccacaactgaaacaccaactacaaccaccacaactgaaacaaccacaactgaaacaccaactacgaccaccacaacagaaacaccaactacgaccatcacaactgaaacacccactacgaccatcacaacggaaacaccaaccacaacaaccacaattgaaacgccaactacaaccaccacaactgaaacaccaactacgaccatcacaactgaaacacccactacgaccatcacaacggaaacaccaaccacaacaaccacaattgaaacaccaactacaaccaccacaactgaaacaccaactacgaccaccacaactgaaacaccaaccacaactgaaacaccaactacgaccaccacaactgaaacaccaactacgaccaccacaacagaaacaccaaccacaaccacaactgaaacaccaactacgaccaccacaactgaaacaccaaccacaaccacaactgaaacaccaactacgaccaccacaactgaaacaccaactacgaccaccacaacagaaacaccaaccacaaccacaactgaaacaccaactacgaccaccacaactgaaacaccaaccacaaccacaactgaaacaccaactacgaccaccacaactgaaacaaccacaactgaaacaccaactacaaccaccacaactgaaacaaccacaactgaaacaccaactacgaccaccacaactgaaacaaccacaactgaaacaccaactacgaccaccacaacggaaacaccaactacgaccatcacaactgaaacacccactacgaccatcacaacggaaacaccaaccacaacaaccacaattgaaacaccaactacgaccaccacaacagaaacaccaaccacgaccagcacaactgaaacaccaaccacaaccacaactgaaacaccaactacgaccaccacaactgaaacaccaactacgaccaccacacctgaaacaaccacaattgaaacaccaactacgaccaccacaactgaaacaccaaccacaacaacaactgaaacaccaactacgaccaccacaactgaaacaccaaccacgaccacaactgaatcaccaaccacaaccacaactgaaacaccaactacgaccaccacaactgaaacaccaactacgaccaccacaactgaaacaccaacaacgaccaccacaactgaaacaaccacaactgaaacaccaactacgaccaccacaactgaaacaaccacaactgaaacaccaactacgaccaccacaacagaaacaccaactacgaccatcacaactgaaacacccactacgaccatcacaacggaaacaccaaccacaacaaccacaattgaaacgccaactacaaccaccacaactgaaacaccaactacgaccatcacaactgaaacacccactacgaccatcacaacggaaacaccaaccacaacaaccacaattgaaacaccaactacaaccaccacaactgaaacaccaactacgaccaccacaactgaaacaccaaccacaactgaaacaccaactacgaccaccacaacagaaacaccaactacgaccaccacaactgaaacacccactacgaccatcacaacggaaacaccaaccacaacaaccacaattgaaacaccaactacaaccaccacaactgaaacaccaaatacgaccaccacaactgaaacaccaaccacaactgaaacaccaactacgaccaccacaactgaaacaccaactacgaccaccacaacggaaacaccaaccacaacacccacaactgaaacaccaactacgaccaccacaacagaaacaccaactacgaccatcacaactgaaacacccactacgaccaccacaactgaaacaccaaccaccaccacaactgaatcaccatttacaaccaccacaactgaaaaaccaactacgaccaccacaactgaaacaccaactacgaccaccacaactgaaggtaccacaactgaaacaccaaccacaactgaaacaccaattacgaccaccacaactgaaacaccaattacgaccaccacaactgaaacaccaacgacgaccaccacaactgaaacaaccacaactgaaacaccaactacgacaaccacaactgaaacaaccacaactgaaacaccaactacgaccaccacaacggaaacaccaaccacaacaaccacaactgaaacaccaactacaaccaccacaacagaaacaccaaccacgaccaccacaactgaaacaccaaccaccaccacaactgaaacaccaactacaaccaccacaaccgaaacaccaactacgaccaccacaacagaaacaccaactacgaccatcacaactgaaacacccactacgaccatcacaacggaaacaccaaccacaacaaccacaattgaaacgccaactacaaccaccacaactgaaacaccaactacgaccatcacaactgaaacacccactacgaccatcacaacggaaacaccaaccacaacaaccacaattgaaacaccaactacaaccaccacaactgaaacaccaactacgaccaccacaactgaaacaccaaccacaactgaaacaccaactacgaccaccacaacagaaacaccaactacgaccaccacaactgaaacacccactacgaccatcacaacggaaacaccaaccacaacaaccacaattgaaacaccaactacaaccaccacaactgaaacaccaagtacgaccaccacaactgaaacaccaaccacaactgaaacaccaactacgaccaccacaactgaaacaccaactacgaccaccacaacggaaacaccaaccacaacacccacaactgaaacaccaactacgaccaccacaacagaaacaccaactacgaccatcacaactgaaacacccactacgaccaccacaactgaaacaccaaccaccaccacaactgaatcaccatttacaaccaccacaactgaaaaaccaactacgaccaccacaactgaaacaccaactacgaccaccacaactgaaggtaccacaactgaaacaccaaccacaactgaaacaccaattacgaccaccacaactgaaacaccaattacgaccaccacaactgaaacaccaacgacgaccaccacaactgaaacaaccacaactgaaacaccaactacgacaaccacaactgaaacaaccacaactgaaacaccaactacgaccaccacaacggaaacaccaaccacaacaaccacaactgaaacaccaactacaaccaccacaacagaaacaccaaccacgaccaccacaactgaaacaccaaccaccaccacaactgaaacaccaactacaaccaccacaaccgaaacaccaactacgaccaccacaactgaaacaccaaccacaaccacaactgaaacaccaactacgaccaccacaactgaaacaccaactacgaccaccacaactgaaacaaccacaactgaaacaccaaccacaactgaaacaccaattacgaccaccacaactgaaacaccaacgacgaccaccgcaactgaaacaccaaccacaaccacaactgaaacaccaactacgaccactacaactgaaacaccaaccacaacctcaactgaaacaccaactacgaccaccacaactgaaacaccaactacgaccaccacaactgaaggtaccacaactgaaacaccaaccacaactgaaacaccaattacgaccaccacaactgaaacaccaattacgaccaccacaactgaaacaccaacgacgaccaccacaactgaaacaaccacaactgaaacaccaactacgacaaccacaactgaaacaaccacaactgaaacaccaactacgaccaccacaacggaaacaccaaccacaacaaccacaactgaaacaccaactacaaccaccacaaccgaaacaccaactacgaccaccacaactgaaacaccaaccacaaccacaactgaaacaccaactacgaccaccacaactgaaacaccaactacgaccaccacaactgaaacaaccacaactgaaacaccaaccacaactgaaacaccaattaCGACCACCACTACTGAAACACCAattacgaccaccacaactgaaacaccaacgacgaccaccacaactgaaacaaccacaactgaaacaccaactacgacaaccacaactgaaacaaccacaactgaaacaccaactacgaccaccacaacggaaacaccaaccacaacaaccacaactgaaacaccaactacaaccaccacaacagaaacaccaaccacgaccaccacaactgaaacaccaaccaccaccacaactgaaacaccaactacaaccaccacaaccgaaacaccaactacgaccaccacaactgaaacaccaaccacaaccacaactgaaacaccaactacgaccaccacaactgaaacaccaactacgaccaccacaactgaaacaaccacaactgaaacaccaaccacaactgaaacaccaattacgaccaccacaactgaaacaccaacgacgaccacCGCAACTGAAataccaaccacaaccacaactgaaacaccaactacgaccactacaactgaaacaccaaccacaacctcaactgaaacaccaactacgaccaccacaactgaaacaccaactacgaccaccacaactgaaggtaccacaactgaaacaccaaccacaactgaaacaccaattacgaccaccacaactgaaacaccaattacgaccaccacaactgaaacaccaacgacgaccaccacaactgaaacaaccacaactgaaacaccaactacgacaaccacaactgaaacaaccacaactgaaacaccaactacgaccaccacaacggaaacaccaaccacaacaaccacaactgaaacaccaactacaaccaccacaaccgaaacaccaactacgaccaccacaactgaaacaccaaccacaaccacaactgaaacaccaactacgaccaccacaactgaaacaccaactacgaccaccacaactgaaacaaccacaactgaaacaccaaccacaactgaaacaccaattacgaccaccacaactgaaacaccaacgacgaccaccgcaactgaaacaccaaccacaaccacaactgaaacaccaactacgaccactacaactgaaacaccaaccacaacctcaactgaaacaccaacaacgaccaccacaactcaaacaaccacaactgaaacaccaactacaaccaccacaactgaaacaaccacaactgaaacaccaactacgaccaccacaacggaaacaccaaccacaacaaccacaactgaaacaccaactacgaccaccacaacagaaacaccaactacgaccatcacaactgaaacacccactacgaccatcacaacggaaacaccaaccacaacaaccacaattgaaacaccaactacaaccaccacaactgaaacaccaactacgaccaccacaactgaaacaccaaccacaacaacaactgaaacaccaactacgaccaccacaactgaaacaccaaccacgaccacaactgaatcaccaaccacaaccacaactgaaacaccaactacgaccaccacaactgaaacaccaactacgaccaccacaactgaaacaccaacaacgaccaccacaactgaaacaaccacaactgaaacaccaaatacgaccaccacaactgaaacaaccacaactgaaacaccaactacgaccaccacaacagaaacaccaactacgaccatcacaactgaaacacccactacgaccatcacaacggaaacaccaaccacaacaaccacaattgaaacgccaactacgaccaccacaacagaaacaccaaccacgaccatcacaactgaaacacccactacgaccatcacaacggaaacaccaaccacaacaaccacaattgaaacaccaactacaaccaccacaactgaaacaccaactacgaccaccacaactgaaacaccaaccacaactgaaacaccaactacgaccaccacaactgaaacaccaactacgaccaccacaacagaaacaccaaccacaaccacaactgaaacaccaactacgaccaccacaactgaaacaccaaccacaaccataactgaaacaccaactacgaccaccacaactgaaacaaccacaactgaaacaccaactacgaccaccacaactgaaacaaccacaactgaaacaccaactacgaccatcacaacggaaacaccaactacgaccatcacaactgaaacacccactacgaccatcacaacggaaacaccaaccacaacaaccacaattgaaacaccaactacgaccaccacaacagaaacaccaaccacgaccagcacaactgaaacaccaaccaccaccacaactgaaacaccaactacaaccaccacaactgaaacaccaactacgaccaccacaactgaaacaccaactacgaccaccacaaatgaaacaccaaccacaaccacaactgaaacaccaactacgaccaccacaacggaaacaccaaccacaacaaccacaactgaaacaccaactacgaccaccacaacagaaacaccaactacgaccatcacaactgaaacaccaaccacaacaaccacaattgaAACACCAACTatgaccaccacaacagaaacaccaaccacgaccagcacaactgaaacaccaactacgaccaccacaactgaaacaccaaccacaactgaaacaccaacgacgaccaccacaactgaaacaccaaccacgacaacaactgaatcaccaactacgACCATAACTGAAGCCATTacaacaagtgaaacaccaactacgaccatcacaactgaaacaccaacaacgaccaccacaactgaaacaccaactacgaccaccacaactgaaacaccaactacgaccaccacaactgaaacaccaaccacaaccacaactgaaacaccaactacgaccaccacaactgaaacaccaagtACGACCACCAcacctgaaacaaccacaattgaaacaccaactacgaccaccacaactgaaacaccaaccacaacaacaactgaaacaccaactacgaccaccacaactgaaacaccaaccacgaccacaactgaatcaccaaccacaaccacaactgaaacaccaactacgaccaccacaactgaaacaccaactacgaccaccacaactgaaacaccaactacgaccaccacaactgaaacaccaaccacaactgaaacaccaactacgaccaccacaactgaaacaccaaccacaaccacaactgaaacaccaactacaaccaccacaactgaaacaccaactacgaccaccacaactgaaacaccaacgacgaccaccacaactgaaacaccaaccaccacaactgaaacaccaaccacaaccacaactgaaacaccaactacgaccaccacaactgaaacaccaactacgaccaccacacctgaaacaaccacaattgaaacaccaactacgaccaccacaactgaaacaccaaccacaacaacaactgaaacaccaactacgaccaccacaactgaaacaccaactacaaccaccacaactgaaacaccaactacgaccaccacaactgaaacaccaaccacaactgaaacaccaactacgaccaccacaactgaaacaccaaccacaactgaaacaccaactacgaccaccacaactgaaacaccaaccacaaccactactgaaacaccaactacaaccaccacaactgaaacaccaagtacgaccaccacaactgaaacaccaaccacaactgaaacaccaactacgaccaccacaactgaaacaccaacgacgaccactacaactgaaacaccaaccacaacaactgaaacaccaaccacaaccacaactaaAACACctactacgaccaccacaactgaaacaaccacaactgaaacaccaaccacaaccacaactgaaacaccaactacaaccaccacaactgaaacaccaaccacaaccacaactgaaaaaccAAGAACAACCACAACcaaaacaccaactacgaccacaactgaaacaccagcAATTACAACCATGTCCACAACCggaacacaaacaacagctgCTGTAACATCAGTTAGTGCTCCATCCCCCACAATGTTAACAACTCAAG GATTATTTTCACTGGCAAATCTACAGATGAAGATCACCTCTTCGGAAGGTCTAAACCATTCAGTCATCGCCAGCCTTGTTAAACAG tttttaacaGATAATGTCCTGAACGGAACAGCCTACAATCTCAATGTCATCAGAATTCAACAGATTAAAGTTGCCCCATAG